The genomic stretch TTTATACATATTATGGCAAGCTAGCCAAGGTggttggtttttgtttttttgttcaaaGCACTTTTTGCAAGAAAGCTCTGCCCTGAAAGATTCTCATGTGGCCTACCAACCAGAACAACATTGCTGAATGTCCACATGTACCTCACATAGTTTTCTTGAAGGTAACTGTTGAAAGGCACTCTAGTGTATCCACAGTGCACCCATGGAAACCCCCCATCCACCTGTTTCATTTTGAGtgtgcatttagcagacacaaGGCCCTTTGGCTCTGTACTGCTTATTGTTAGCCTGTCTAGTTCGTCCACTGTTTCAAGAAAATGTGTAACACTTCAGGTTCAGTACCCTGGTTGTTTTATTAACCAAACGTTTGGGAATAATCAAATCCATTTTGTCATGCTTTGATTCTCTCCATCAGTCTTGGATATCAATAAATCATGGATGTTGAGTcatagttcagttcagtgttttcatttcatttgtttttgcagTATTCTAGATAATGCGCAAGTGTACTTTTACAATAAAGCGGAACCATTTGAAATGATCTGGATTagtttactaataaaatgtggtctgttCATTGTATGGTTATCCACGTCAGTTATAGACAAACACCACCTAGCTAAACACACACCTGTATTGCTGATTTGTACTAGTAACCTAGCCagagtgcaggctagaaaaagtaaatgAAGCCTTGAATGTAATAACCTGTATACCCAATTTAGCAGCAATTACCTCCACCAAATGAATGTTGACAAGGAAATTGAAGTATTTTAAGTACTCATCAGTATTTTAGGGAAGCCTTGTATGTACACCCTCCATAGGTTATGCCACAGCATCTTAACTCATTCTCAACCATTTTTAGTTGATTTACTTGTGTgatttgggtcattgtcttgttgcatcacCTAATCTCTCTCATGGACTGTTGACCTTACATTGTCCTAGAAATTGTTTTGATAACATTCATTGTTCCCTCAATAATTGCACATATTAAGGCCCTGAAACAGAAAAGCAGCTCCAGACTATGATGCTTCATGGTTTTGTTTCATCTATCCATTGACTGCTTTCCCATAGACATGGTTCACAATAGCCAATCTGTACTGAGGAACAAATCTGTTAGTAACTAGGCTTTGTGTGCCTTTAGGCTTTGTGTAGCTTTGTGTACCTTTTTTGTCTGCGCTTCCAAACTCCTCTCTTTAACTTGAATCACCTTTTGCCAATTAGATTGAATTAACACTGAGGTTCACTTACGTTTCTTAGTCTGCAATGTGGACGTTTACTCAATATGCTCCAAAAAGGACAGAagtacaactgtttgtgtttattttaattagaTTGGGTTTGTCTATAATTGACTTCAGACCATATCCAGATGGTTCCAAAGAAAACAATTTAGCATGCCTGTATATTTGCCTTGGTTTTTCAATGTTTACAAGTTCATCTAAAAGCAGAGTAATGCATCAAGTtgctataaaaaacaaaaaaaaaaaaaaaaaaaacactaaagcaTAGAGCAAAGTTTTATTATTGGTCAGTAGGTTGTTAAATACAGAAATAAGGAAAAATCAAGTTCCGTTATAGAtttcttttatttgatttttaatGACAAGTTAAATGACACACAATCCTCCGGCCTTTTAATCATTGTGCATGGAAGACTCCAGATCTGATAAAATGTTCCTGATGACAAAAGAGAAACAGCTGACAACAAATTCAATACATTTTCAATCATGCATATATTTTAATACACAGCTTGGGTGGATTGATTATCTTACAATTTTCTTAcaatctttaaattattatacatgtaatattaataagaaaagaaagaaagaaaataaccACTTACTTCTGCTCCTCAGTCAACTCAAACTCCTGCTGCACTCTCTCCTGGAGACTTGATGTGACTGGCAGGAAGAAGCTAGCTGAAATCTGAACCAGCTTCACAGCCTTTTCAGCATTGTTGCTTGCCTTTATAGAGTCAAAGAACTGCTTCATAAGGCTCTCGCTGTGAACAGGAAAACAGATTTCAGTTTCCATATTGACTTATGACCAAAGCAGCAAGCTCAAATACAGTTTAACCTTAAACTATCAACACATATGGATGGAAGTGTGGGACTGAAGAGCACAGGTAAAGTGTTCTTGCTCATCAGCTCCCAGAGTGGAGCCATACTCACGATGGAACTAAGTTGTGGAGTTTGAAAAGCTCAAACATTTCcctaaatgaaaaagaaagaaattggAAGGAGTTAGGAAATTGTCAGGGTTGTATTAGACATACACATGTGCGCTGCTGTGCTCTTATATGAGTAATTTAAGCTTTGCTCTAGGTAGCTCTCACCAGGCCTGTTGTGTCCTATCAGCTGCCAGCAGAATTAAGATGATGTTGCAGATGGATTTGGATGACCAACTCGGCGGCAACCTGTGGTCAGTCTCTGCATACGCAGCCTTTACATCTAGAGCACAGTCCGCAAATGCTTGCTGCACCTGCACAAGACACAcagttatgttttgttgtgctaGCTTTACGTACAGTTACTCATACAGTTAATCTTATTATACTGATTTTTTGATACGTCTAAATGATACGGTCAATTGGGGGTTTAAAAATACATATGCGCAGGTATATAAATCTAAGTGggcctaaaaaaaaaacgacaacTTAATTTAGCTCAAGGTTACAGAAAACAAGCATGCTTTAGTGGTGTTCCTGTGGAGGCTCTACCTCTGGGCTTTTTTTCTCACGCGCCATTAGGTGAAGCAGCTCCTCTAGCAGCTCCTTCTTTTTGTCATGGCCCAACCATTTAATAtctaaaaagaaaacagaaaatagTTGTACTATTTCTGCACCACACTGTAAGGCACAGTTTAGCAATGATGGGCTGCGATCTTGAATGATAGTAAGCAGCCATGTGAACGCAaagctgattttctttttaagccCCACCTACCCCTAAAAAGTAGTTTCTACAGAACTATCATCTTTATCAAAAATTTTTATCTGAGCTGTCGAGACATGTTTGAGATAATGGAATACCCATTGTAAATGCGCATATCACCACATGCGCATACTAAATTACATACTTGTAGTAATAAataccccagatgcagtcgattAGCCAAAATGATGATAATTGACACAtggttctttagtttacaacaggagatgctgggctaacattgctaacaaacactgaacttAGCCTGTCACCAACATCCATTGGTaaggaaaaaaactttattaaaaacgGCAAAGTTTCAAGTTTATGATGTTGCCCACCTTTCCAAATTTGAGGGATGAGGTCCAATCTGTTGTCGGTGTCGAGTAACTGGAGCAGACCGTACAACCCTTGTGAATTGGGAAAGTATAActgcaaccaaacacaaagGTGAACTCGAGATTGGTTTAACAAGTAGTGCTTTGCATTGAACCACATCtgcctctttctttcttactgtaCTTACTGAGGGAACGAGCTCTCTGTACCATTTCAGCACCACATCGATGTGTTCCATCATACACAGCAGGGAGAAGAATTGTCCACTGTAACAGTGAGATTGCTTTAGGGCTCGTTCCATTGAACACAATCAATAAGTGTTGGGTAGCACAGGTTATTTCAAGCAACACAGTTCAGACACATTCCTAAAGCTAGTCTTCAGTCTAAGGAGAACCGAAGCTGTAAAGTAATAGTTATTGATGTTTTTGGAGTTTGGAGTATCCTGCACCATAGTTTGCCATTAGTGGTTGCTGACACTATGAGGTAAAACATACACTTTAAAAGGTTTGAGGACGCcttgcttttaaaatgtttttaagtgTGAAGCACATCATGGATGGATAGATCTGTCTGAAGGTCCATCATGCCTGAAATCCTCCACAAGGGGGCACTAGAGGCTTTTGGTGCTTTGCATCAGTGACACTGCGTGTCCATGTCAAAtaagcattctttttttttaacatcaacaaGTTAACAGATACAAGCTTGTTTTCATGAGATttacaagaaaaacaaaatcataatggatcgatctgtctgtctgttagtTGGTTCCTCAGTTCAGGTATCTCCCAAACTCAATGGGCAGTGTATGCTCCTTCCTGAATAGAAGCAGGTTTCCAATAAGGTTATACTCACTAGTAGATGTTCCGGTGCAACGGGTCTCCCAGCAGTTTCCAGTTCTCGCCGACTCCAAGCAAGTTGTTTACACTGTAAGCCTGCTCTATGTCCCTAGTTATCAGACACTGCATAGAAGTAGGAGACCAACATGATTTCATCTCTGTACAAAGTGCAAAGGGTGTTCGACAGCAACGCAACAAATGTTTAAAAGTCAACTTACAACTTTCATGGCAGCTTTGAAGAACAGCACTACAAAAGAACATAAATGACACAAAAATCACATCCACGACAATACAGATTTAAAGTTGCATTAAGACATTTTGTTTTACCCTCAGAAAAAACACAGTAGGTATGTTCACCATTACATTTTGCAACAGTCTTAACACAATGCACAAACATTTagggaaaaaataaattaatatatttatttatttatttattttcccatgAGTTACAGAAATACTACATGTGCTAGCATTGTTCATACCATCATCTGGGTCCTGGGGAGTGAAGCCCTTTCCTGATATCTCATTCAACACATCCTTTAGAGTATCTTTGTTCCTTTCCAAATAGTTGCCTACAAATCAAGAACATGAATTAAGCAACCAGAACTAAATTATTCAACAATAAATCCACATTTATATTTACTCACAGTCAAATAAATCTGGTCGAATAAGATTTTTTTCTAACCTTAAAAGGCatataaagcagcattatgcaagaactgGTATTTTTACAATACTGTGGTAAATATAAATTGTGCTATGCactccccctcatggacagttGTACAACAGCGTTTTACAAGTCGAAAAATGAAAGCAAAATGAACTGTAGCACTTGATTTTACACAGATATGACTCATTACGCAATTCTTGCAAATAGTttcatgcatctccattttaattttcaagttgttattttaaggtaaaattgatacataatgttgctttgatCGAATGTTTGCAAGTATTCTGAAAAATGTTACCaacaattcaataaataaagcagGTGCAGGTGTGTCCCAATCATGACTGCTACTGTTGACTGTAGATAGACTGCAAATGTAAAAGAAGCACAAAATGTGCTTACCTGATTTACAGAAGATGCCAAGAATGTGGGCATAGGTGGCCAAACTGGGGGCTAAATTGTAAGAAACATAACAGAGTTATGCAAattcaatatattattattgacaTTGCAGTTGATGTTTAATCACTCGTTCTCATCATCAGCCCAGAAATATTAGTGCACCTCCAATATAAATTTTATAACATGTTGTATCAATGTGTGGCGTGTTGGGGACAAACCGATGCCGAGGGCCTTcatctcactgatcactgaaaAGGCCTGTGCTCTGGCCAGTAAGCCGCAGTGCCCCAAAACCTTAAGCACTGTGTTAAACGTCAGCAAGTTAGGCTTCACCTTCTGCTCAGCCATCTGCTTCAGCAAgtcctacacaaacacacacacagtgagaaacGCAGCTGGAAGTAACACAAGAAAGCCGGCACTCAAAAGGAGCTGCTTGAACTTACTAAGACCAGTTCCCATTTGTCAGAATATTTGTCCCGCACTTCCGGGGCGGCAGCGATGAGGGCATTGAAGATGTGCACGTCAGctagagaataaaaaaaaaaaaaaaacacaaatatttctTCGGAAGAATGCATTATTATCCTGCTTTAATGAAACAGACAAAGGCTATGAAGTACAAGTGGTGATGAACAACTTCTCATTTAGCCATCTAAAGTGATTTGCATATTATAACTACTAATATTCGTGTAATGTAGATACAACAGCATAGGACCACACACACCCTTTGAAATTTAAAAGACCCCTCCAGTGTTTACAAAAACAACATAATCTCTATATGTGCCTAGCACATCTTTGCTGTCACGCAGAAAAACTTCAGAAAAGTCAGAaaatttcaatggaagtcaaagcttcaattttattccaagtcattttgtagcatttctactggtctattcACTTTCAAGACAAGCCAATCAAATTCACCATTATTTTTGGACACAGATAGattttggcctccgcctttaacccatccatgcagtgaacacaaacacactcacactcgtgatcaaacacacactgtgaccatgagcacacgtgcccagagcagtgggcggCCATTGCTATTTATTTCCATTTAGTCCAAGGAAACGCTGAATGTTGTTTTTGCAGAACTGAACCCAaattacagatgcagcagacagAGATTAACATTATGAGGGTAACACCAGCTGCTAAAGGTGGCAAAAGAAACCCTACCGGTCAGTCGATTGTTCAGCAAGTCTGTGTAAGTGTCAAAAGCCTTTTGGTAAGCACCGTGCTGTaggttcaataataaaaaagttaaataaatgaacatcTGCACATTTAGCTTagtaaaaacactgaaacaaaaTCAATTCTGTGGAGGTTCTGATCCATACCTTCACCATGCCCCGAATCAGCGCGCCATACGAACGTCTGGTACGTTCTGGCATCAAGTTAAAGATCCTTTCTGCGTTATTGTTCTCCCTGTTGGTTTTTAAAGAGTGATGAGATTTGTGCCATGGAACAATTATCGAGATCCTAAATTTAGGAATCAcccaataaataattaaaaataaataattaaataaatacataaaatatttcACATTCACTAATCCTATCAAACCCACTTCCACTTAGTCCTCTGGAGTTCAGAGGGTCTTTTTGGGAATCTACTCGTCTTCCTTACATCCTCTTGGACCTCCTCCTGTAACAcgccagaaaacaaacaaaataaaactgaatagTATATGAACTATAAAACTGATCATTGGTACTCCATCCACATACACCAGGGATAAAATGTGtcactaaatatataaaaataaaacaaaagcaaaaatgttcattttctttcaagtccttaaaaaagaaaaccctTATCCTTATTGGGACTTAAATATTGTTTACGTCAGCAGGTAGGGCTAGGCAGAGTTCACCATGTTCAATATAGATCTAAAACTTGTAAAGTGTAAGGTTCACATTaggtaaaaaaatacaaaatctcGAATTTCACCATGACTCGATTAAATTTTATTCAGTTACTTTGGTATAATGTTGAATTCTTACTGAAAATACTGGCTGATGGTGAAACACAAACAAGACTGAAAACCCCTCTTTTGGGTATTGCCAGAATTTAACATTACTCTATTTTTCCCAAAATCAACTCAAACTCAAAATCAAACGTACAGTGTCTTCAGTTCTCTGCTCTATTTCACCATTTTGTTCTGGATCCTGGTCTCCGTAGACACAGATTAGGTCCAACAGGTCATTTGTCAGATCCAGTGACAAAGCAGTACCTATGAAAAGTTTGATGATAATTCAGCAGTCATTTCAGCTGATCCTAACCAACAGTTGCTACAATGCTACAGTCAATCAAGTGCAATATGCTATTAGATCAGAACAGTATGCCTTTAAGATCTCTTGAAATTGTAACAAACTGAATCTGTATATCGTCTTACCTGTCTGCTGAAGCTGATCATACATATCAATAGCTGCCTTCACCCTTCTGAGCTGAATGCGTTCAATAAGAGCTGCCTCGGACACCTCCTCTATTTGCAGCTCTAGAGTCTCTGGcattaaacactgttaaaagtaaaggAAAAGTCAGCGCTCATGCAAATCATCAAAAaagtaacaacaacaataacattaTAATGGTATGCTTGTAGACTCACTGGAATATGAGGCTCTGCAAAGTCTTTCTGGAAAAGGTTTGGATAGGTTGTGATGAAATACCTAGCCGCGCTTTTGCCCGATTCCTGGGAAAAGTAAAACAGTCTCTGTGGAGAACACAGAAGTAAGATTCTATAGTTACAACTTTACAACTTTTTTCTTCTATAAAATTAATTTGGACTCTTCTGAACTTTTACATAGTCCATGTCCCTGATACTATTAAGCAACATTcataatatatgtttaaaagGATTTTGTTTTCCAGTTATTTTCCACGTTCCAAAATGTAATAGATGTCGCCTATTTGTAAAATGTCTGTATGATTGTGTTTAATTTGTGAATACACACATTAATAGGCACTAgaattaatgtaaataaagacTTGAAACTAAAAATAAATGGCATTCATTTTTTACAAAAACTAAAGGCAAAAAATTGGAAGCTAATGGTAGCTAAAATGAATGGaattacacattttatttagtATCCGAGAGGGTCACGTTTTCTCTCAATGATGGATGAGGATGAAAACTACTAAAAACCTACTGGAAACTAGAGCTGTGCAATATAAATCGTTACAAATTTTCTTATCGTGATGCGTGATATGTTTTTCTAGGCATATCAAGGATATTgtaagtgcttaataaacactgatcagctacaggtttcattactaacaatgtaattacactggtttaattagatgaggtgcagcagatgttgaataaaaaccactgtgttcagtacagaGGAGTCTCTGAATAGTAGTTACTCTGTGGTTACATGcatcgtgataaatatcatgtatcgtgaaaaatgtctaaatatcgtgatatagtattttgaCCATATCAGCCAGCCCTAATAGAAACTACTATCCTTGCTCAAACAATATACTCACAAACTCTGAAGATGTTCTTGGGAGGAGGTAAGGGTCATCCTGCAAAATGTAGCTTTGTGCAGTAGGGTcctaaaaacaaacatttattaaaaacaggATTTGAACTCTGATGTTCCACCTAGTTGATGAAGTGCAGCCGAAATGACAGGTTAACATACCCTGCTTACAGTGGAAGCCAGAGCTTGTAACACAGCCTCTTTGTTCCTGTTACAGACAAATATACACAAGAATAAATAACGTGACAAACACCATTCATAGTCAAATAAACTGCTGTGCATTACAGTAAAGTCAAATGATGAAGCTCAAACAGCACTGTTACCATGCTTTCTTTCTTGGAATGACAACTTCCTCTGTAGATCCTGTGCAAGGAATTCCAGAGGGGACAACCTTTCAGTTAGACATTTAACTGGTGTGCATAAAGTAATTGGCACAGTCTCTGCCAGATAAAGTCTGAACACCTCATCGGTCATGACTTCACAGGACATTAGGTTTACAGAACAGACAGGACAGAAACATAgagctgacagactggaagaCTGGAGAACAAATGGGAAAATCTCTAACCTGATACGGCAGCGGCAGACTGCTGACAGATCCCAGAACCCAGACCAACATACCTGTTTCAAGAACAATTCCCAAAAACATAAAAgttatacatacatttacatttgtggcatttctCATCCAGCTCATCTTACAAGGTTActagtattacagaggtgggccaatgtagtgttaggagtcttgcccaaggactcgtaATGGTGTAGCACACGCAGACTGGTAATCAAActctggtctcccacatggtgtaatagctcatgGCACCTAGTGGTttcatctgttgcgccacaccaaccacctaaccgacacacacacacacactatgggcagtggtggctcagcggttagagcgccgggatatcgataacagggttgcgggttcgattcccgggctcggcaagctgccactgttgggcccttgagcaaggccctttaccctctctgctccccgggcgctggagttcactaccagatgggttaaatgcggaggacacatttcgctgtacactgacAAATACCTTTACTATATAAAAACACCTTTActatatttatctatctatctatctatctatatctaatatatatctatatctaatatatatatatatatatatatatatatatatatatatatatatatatatatatatatatatatatggtgtcaCCTCACGGATACCAACACTACTACTAATGCTCCTCTCCCATGGTCCCATCAGAGAGACGCTTGGGTTCCTTTTTCATGAGTATGGTATCCACATTCATCCAGAGAGAAGTCAGATGTACAGCACAGTAAACACTTCAAATGCCAAAGTAGACGGGACAAATGAGCCTAATGTCACTGTACCCAATGCCAAGTGGAAGGGATATTATGCTTTAGCATTTACACTACTCATGTGGACCTGTACTTTTCCCTAGTCTAGAGGTATTAACATTTttccaaatacaaatatatttgtaGACATCATTAACTGTATGCTTAGATTACTGTGTGATCTAATGTACTGTGTAGTCCTGTGTAATTACAACAGGACTAGCCAGGAAAGCCTTTATAGACAGTAGATATGATACCAGGTGTGTAAAAGGCATGAAATAATAAGTCCTACTAGGAAACACTGCATTACAGACATCTGACATTTGCTGAGTTACTCCTCACCAAAATTATTTGTATTGGGAGCCTCAGCACCGACCTTAAGACAGCGAGGATAAAGCAGggaagttagctagctagcgccaCCACCCGGCTACAACAGTCAGTACAATATCCAGTCGGTAATAAATGTGCCCAGTCCGTAACGTGTACCAGCTCGTAATAAATCTGCCTATACGTTTATAGTTTCGGTAATATTTCTGCAGGTAACCATTACATTCTCGGTCATTAGTGGCCTCATAAGTACTCACACTGCAGCTCCTCCATGACCTCCCTCAGCCTGAGCATCACTGCACACCACGCCAACATTAACGCTGCCCTAATCACAGACCCGCCTGACACAGCTCTGATCCTCCACAATCTTACCTCCGCGGCAGTAAGTCTCTCACACCACGGTGAAGTAGTTTGCCTGTCTTGTGCATTTGTCGCCCTACGTGCGCGCAGGAGGACGCCATTTTGCCCCTACACTGAAGCGGGACTGTACCACCTGAAGAACTCAAGAGGGGTGGATGTTTtcctcctttaaaaaaaaaacctttgcgACATAAGCGCTCAGAAAATAATTAGTGTTTggtttaataattaaaatgtggtTTGGTCGCATTCGTACTAGTTGAAAGTTAGTGGAAAGTTTTAAAACATAGTCTTTCCTTTTCTCGCTTTTGGTTTCGCCCATCCGTGCTGCACTCCGGCTTCCCACGTGCTGGAGCCGCACGCGCTGCTGAGAGCCGTGGAGGAAGCATGAGCGTGTAGATTTGGGATTTATCCCGGTAACGAAGATGCTCTTTTCCAAAGAAACACCATGGAGGCGACTAGAGGGCATGTCGTTTGGCATGTACTCCACAGAAGAAATAAGGTAAAGGGCCACAGCGCTGATGTTTGGGcaccaaaacaaacagtttGTTAGCTCGCAGGCTAGTCATGAAGCATTGGCTGCTTTGAGACTCTTTATAGTTAACTAGCTAACCAACCAACTAGCTAACCAACTAACTAACCAaccaactaactaactaaccaaccaaccaactaatcaactaactaactagctaaccAACTAACTAGTTAACTAACTAACCAACTAGCTAACTAATcaactaactaactagctaactaactagctaaccAACTTACTAGTTAACTAGCTAACCAGTTAGCGCTGTGGCTGTGACTGCCTCTGTGTAACGCGCTGCTTATCAcacttatacccctctagtatTCTCAACGTTGCCTGCTTTCCTACAACGTTGCTACAATGTTGTTAAAGGGTGGTGCTGTTCACGTTGTCTCAAAAACGTCTTCTCAATGTTGTCTGCTTGCAGAGTTGCTACATTGTCAAAAGGCAGTGCTGTTCACGTTGCCTCTAAGAGGTCTTTACAACGTTACGTTACGTTGTCTCAAAAACGTCTTCACAACGTTGTGTACTTGCAGTGTTGTTAGAGTTATCAAAAGGTGGTGATGTTTATGTTGTCTCAAAAACATCTTCACAACGTTGTGTACTTGCAGTGTTGCTACAGTGTTATCAAAAGGTGGTGATGTTTATGTTGTCTCAAAAACATCTTCACAACGTTGTGTACTTGCAGTGTTGTTAGTGTTATCAAAAGGTGGTGATGTTTACGTTGTCTCAAAAACGT from Salminus brasiliensis chromosome 19, fSalBra1.hap2, whole genome shotgun sequence encodes the following:
- the ptcd3 gene encoding small ribosomal subunit protein mS39 encodes the protein MASSCAHVGRQMHKTGKLLHRGVRDLLPRRYVGLGSGICQQSAAAVSGSTEEVVIPRKKAWNKEAVLQALASTVSRDPTAQSYILQDDPYLLPRTSSEFRLFYFSQESGKSAARYFITTYPNLFQKDFAEPHIPCLMPETLELQIEEVSEAALIERIQLRRVKAAIDMYDQLQQTGTALSLDLTNDLLDLICVYGDQDPEQNGEIEQRTEDTEEVQEDVRKTSRFPKRPSELQRTKWKENNNAERIFNLMPERTRRSYGALIRGMVKHGAYQKAFDTYTDLLNNRLTADVHIFNALIAAAPEVRDKYSDKWELVLDLLKQMAEQKVKPNLLTFNTVLKVLGHCGLLARAQAFSVISEMKALGIAPSLATYAHILGIFCKSGNYLERNKDTLKDVLNEISGKGFTPQDPDDVLFFKAAMKVCLITRDIEQAYSVNNLLGVGENWKLLGDPLHRNIYYGQFFSLLCMMEHIDVVLKWYRELVPSLYFPNSQGLYGLLQLLDTDNRLDLIPQIWKDIKWLGHDKKKELLEELLHLMAREKKSPEVQQAFADCALDVKAAYAETDHRLPPSWSSKSICNIILILLAADRTQQAWEMFELFKLHNLVPSESLMKQFFDSIKASNNAEKAVKLVQISASFFLPVTSSLQERVQQEFELTEEQKNILSDLESSMHND